One Clostridia bacterium genomic region harbors:
- a CDS encoding PIG-L family deacetylase: MTTPRVKDLIPIPALEESRRLLVVQAHPDDADIGAGATIAKLAASGVDITLLTVTDGGVGYLDASVPPQEVARMRHREAQEAAHTLGITNPLLWLDFPDGGSLPLFEVRAGITRAIRQTKPDTVMVMDPWLLYEAHSDHRCVGLATAEACLLANFPHFCPQDLEAGIGPHQVNAVAFYGTARPNTFIDVTDTWNTKMAAIMKHESQFPEESREIFTAYLTAKARELAEGRGFELAEAFKVVTHIHLHFNVDTEQY; this comes from the coding sequence ATGACTACCCCCCGGGTGAAGGATTTAATTCCCATACCTGCCTTGGAAGAATCTCGTCGCCTGTTGGTAGTGCAAGCCCATCCTGATGATGCTGATATTGGGGCTGGTGCTACCATTGCTAAGCTAGCTGCCAGCGGGGTCGATATTACGTTGTTGACGGTGACTGACGGTGGGGTTGGCTATCTCGATGCTTCAGTACCGCCTCAGGAAGTCGCCCGGATGCGCCACCGGGAGGCCCAGGAAGCTGCCCATACTTTGGGAATAACCAACCCACTATTGTGGTTGGATTTTCCCGATGGCGGTAGCCTCCCCCTATTCGAGGTCCGAGCTGGGATTACCAGGGCCATCCGCCAGACCAAGCCGGACACGGTCATGGTAATGGATCCTTGGCTCCTGTACGAGGCCCATTCCGACCACCGCTGTGTCGGCCTAGCTACGGCTGAAGCTTGCCTCTTGGCCAACTTTCCCCATTTCTGCCCCCAGGATTTGGAGGCAGGCATAGGGCCGCACCAAGTAAATGCAGTGGCCTTCTACGGCACTGCCCGTCCCAATACCTTTATTGACGTTACCGACACCTGGAATACCAAGATGGCGGCCATCATGAAACATGAAAGCCAGTTTCCAGAGGAGAGCCGGGAGATCTTCACCGCTTACCTGACTGCTAAGGCCCGGGAGTTGGCCGAAGGCCGCGGGTTTGAGCTGGCGGAAGCGTTTAAGGTAGTCACCCATATCCACCTCCACTTTAATGTGGATACCGAGCAGTATTAG